A window of the Agrococcus jejuensis genome harbors these coding sequences:
- a CDS encoding FecCD family ABC transporter permease translates to MTAVVGTRADVVALARTRRRRGYAIAIVVLAGLFVAGLTMGSFPIAPWEVPGVILDPDAGFGRRVVLEWRLPRTLAALAFGAALALSGAVFQTLSRNPLGSPDVIGFSTGAYTGAIVAVALAGQATLSVTGGALVGGLATAVVVYALAYKRGLSGFRLVVVGIGVTAMLHAVNTWLLLRLQPEVAMSAAIWGVGSLGGVTWSQLALAALPLAAAVGFLLIALPALRQLELGDDAARAHGLRLEPARLGILAIGVALTAIVTATTGPIAFVALTAPQIAKRLVGGSGLPLAASAIVGAALLLAADLVAQHALTDIPAGVVTVVLGGVYLVALLVREARRAW, encoded by the coding sequence GTGACCGCCGTCGTCGGCACGCGCGCCGACGTCGTCGCGCTCGCGCGCACGAGGCGCCGCCGGGGCTACGCGATCGCGATCGTCGTGCTCGCCGGGCTGTTCGTCGCGGGCCTCACGATGGGCTCGTTCCCGATCGCGCCGTGGGAGGTGCCCGGCGTCATCCTCGACCCGGACGCCGGATTCGGTCGCCGCGTCGTGCTGGAGTGGCGCCTGCCGCGCACGCTCGCCGCGCTGGCGTTCGGTGCGGCGCTCGCGCTGTCGGGCGCCGTGTTCCAGACCCTGTCGCGCAACCCGCTCGGCTCGCCCGACGTCATCGGCTTCTCGACCGGCGCCTACACGGGCGCCATCGTGGCGGTCGCGCTCGCCGGCCAGGCGACCTTGTCGGTCACGGGTGGCGCCCTCGTCGGCGGCCTCGCCACCGCGGTCGTCGTCTACGCCCTCGCGTACAAGCGCGGCCTGTCGGGCTTCCGCCTCGTGGTCGTGGGCATCGGCGTCACGGCGATGCTGCATGCCGTCAACACGTGGCTGCTGCTGCGGCTGCAGCCCGAGGTGGCGATGAGCGCCGCGATCTGGGGCGTCGGCTCGCTCGGCGGCGTCACGTGGTCGCAGCTCGCGCTCGCCGCGCTGCCGCTCGCCGCCGCGGTCGGCTTCCTGCTCATCGCCCTGCCGGCGCTGCGCCAGCTCGAGCTCGGCGACGATGCCGCCCGCGCGCACGGCCTGCGGCTCGAGCCCGCGCGCCTCGGCATCCTCGCCATCGGCGTCGCCCTCACCGCCATCGTCACCGCCACCACCGGTCCGATCGCGTTCGTGGCGCTCACGGCGCCGCAGATCGCGAAGCGCCTCGTGGGCGGCTCGGGCCTGCCGCTCGCCGCATCCGCCATCGTCGGCGCCGCGCTGCTGCTCGCCGCCGACCTCGTGGCGCAGCACGCGCTCACCGACATCCCGGCGGGCGTCGTCACCGTCGTGCTCGGCGGCGTCTACCTCGTGGCGCTGCTCGTGCGGGAGGCGCGACGCGCATGGTGA
- a CDS encoding FecCD family ABC transporter permease → MTAAVDATTVATRSRRGVVVRIASLVGALVLLTAAIAASMFVGARDVPPDLVVHILLGGDASVQDTDAVLGLRLPRTIAAVLVGAALGVAGALIQALTRNPLADPGLLGVTSGSSFAVAMGVALFGITSPAQYVWIALIGAGIATTLVMAIGSVGRGGGDPVRIVLAGVAIGAVLAGIVAGLRLSNPRTFSVLQVWESGRLDNRGWDVLLPILPILCVGLVLALVLSPALDVLALGDDLASSLGARVGIVRTGTVIAVSILAGSATAVAGPLAFLGLMVPHVGRFLAGPRNGWIVILSALIAPVILIVSDMLARVALTNGELPVGVVLAFVGAPVLIVLARRRLGGRS, encoded by the coding sequence GTGACCGCGGCCGTCGACGCCACCACCGTCGCGACTCGCTCGCGCCGGGGCGTCGTCGTGCGCATCGCATCCCTCGTCGGCGCCCTCGTGCTGCTGACCGCCGCGATCGCCGCGAGCATGTTCGTGGGCGCACGCGACGTGCCGCCCGACCTCGTCGTGCACATCCTGCTGGGCGGCGACGCATCGGTGCAGGACACCGACGCCGTGCTGGGCCTGCGTCTGCCGCGCACGATCGCGGCCGTGCTCGTCGGGGCCGCGCTCGGCGTGGCCGGCGCGCTCATCCAGGCGCTCACGCGCAATCCGCTCGCCGACCCGGGCCTGCTGGGCGTCACGAGCGGCTCGTCGTTCGCGGTCGCGATGGGCGTCGCGCTCTTCGGCATCACGTCGCCCGCGCAGTACGTGTGGATCGCGCTCATCGGCGCCGGCATCGCGACGACGCTCGTGATGGCGATCGGATCCGTGGGGCGCGGTGGCGGGGATCCCGTGCGCATCGTGCTCGCGGGCGTCGCGATCGGCGCCGTGCTCGCCGGCATCGTCGCGGGCCTGCGCCTGTCGAACCCGCGCACGTTCTCGGTGCTGCAGGTGTGGGAGTCGGGCCGGCTCGACAACCGCGGCTGGGACGTGCTGCTGCCGATCCTGCCCATCCTCTGCGTGGGCCTCGTGCTCGCGCTCGTGCTGTCGCCCGCGCTCGACGTGCTGGCCCTCGGCGACGACCTCGCGTCGTCGCTCGGCGCCCGCGTCGGCATCGTGCGCACCGGCACCGTGATCGCGGTGTCGATCCTCGCCGGCTCGGCGACGGCCGTGGCGGGGCCGCTCGCGTTCCTCGGGCTCATGGTGCCGCACGTCGGCCGCTTCCTCGCGGGCCCGCGCAACGGCTGGATCGTGATCCTGTCGGCGCTCATCGCGCCCGTCATCCTCATCGTCTCCGACATGCTCGCGCGCGTCGCGCTCACGAACGGCGAGCTGCCCGTGGGCGTCGTGCTGGCGTTCGTCGGCGCCCCCGTGCTCATCGTGCTCGCCCGCCGACGACTGGGAGGCCGGTCGTGA
- a CDS encoding ABC transporter substrate-binding protein: protein MRRPLIALAAATAAALALAGCSAGTSTDEPTDAASGPAVEEGAYPATIPTLFGDVEITEQPTTIVALGWGDAETVLALGGQPVGASDWLGFGGEGVGPWAEGLYDQAPTIIETLEPDYEAIAALEPDLILDVKGSGEQDRYDRLSEIATTIGVPEGGESYLTTPAQQLEMISAALGVPQAGADLATEIDDAFTAAADAHPEWEGLTATAATRTSEGWGAYIDGTERVEFLERLGFVLNPAIAAMEPSDGGFSVNVSQEELDTFDADLIIAFPIFIESSEITDDPQWQAIPAVAEGHAVVIDGDISSAYSLGSPLSQLYAIDEVSGLIADALGS from the coding sequence ATGCGCCGACCCCTCATCGCGCTCGCAGCCGCCACGGCTGCCGCGCTCGCCCTCGCCGGCTGCTCGGCAGGCACGTCGACCGACGAGCCCACCGACGCCGCCTCCGGCCCCGCCGTCGAGGAGGGCGCGTACCCCGCGACCATCCCCACGCTCTTCGGCGACGTCGAGATCACCGAGCAGCCCACCACCATCGTCGCCCTCGGCTGGGGCGACGCCGAGACCGTGCTCGCGCTCGGCGGCCAGCCCGTCGGCGCATCCGACTGGCTCGGCTTCGGCGGCGAGGGCGTCGGCCCGTGGGCCGAGGGCCTCTACGACCAGGCGCCCACGATCATCGAGACGCTCGAGCCCGACTACGAGGCGATCGCGGCGCTCGAGCCCGACCTCATCCTCGACGTCAAGGGCTCGGGCGAGCAGGACCGCTACGACCGCCTGTCCGAGATCGCGACGACGATCGGCGTGCCCGAGGGCGGCGAGTCGTACCTCACGACGCCCGCGCAGCAGCTCGAGATGATCTCGGCAGCGCTGGGCGTGCCGCAGGCCGGCGCCGACCTCGCCACCGAGATCGACGACGCCTTCACGGCTGCCGCCGACGCGCACCCCGAGTGGGAGGGCCTCACGGCCACCGCCGCGACCCGCACGAGCGAGGGCTGGGGCGCCTACATCGACGGCACCGAGCGCGTCGAGTTCCTCGAGCGCCTCGGCTTCGTGCTGAACCCGGCGATCGCGGCCATGGAGCCCAGCGACGGCGGCTTCTCGGTGAACGTGTCGCAGGAGGAGCTCGACACGTTCGACGCCGACCTCATCATCGCGTTCCCGATCTTCATCGAGTCGTCCGAGATCACCGACGACCCGCAGTGGCAGGCCATCCCGGCCGTCGCCGAGGGCCACGCCGTGGTCATCGACGGCGACATCTCGTCGGCCTACTCGCTCGGCTCGCCCCTGTCGCAGCTGTACGCGATCGACGAGGTCTCTGGCCTCATCGCCGACGCGCTCGGCAGCTGA
- a CDS encoding carbohydrate ABC transporter permease, with the protein MRQRVTAGLVAGYVVLILLAVAYLYPFLISVASSFKTDGEAVAQPLSLIPETPTFAAYERLFTGTDIGLWGVNSVIVTLSVTLGRVFFDSLAGYALSRLRFRGRSWVFGLFIGVMAVPTVVLMVPRFLVLKELSLYDSYAGMIIPLLADAAGIFIMKQFFDSIPVSIEEAARIDGAGVFRTFWSVTLPMAAPALVTLTILSFQGSWNEFAHFVVSRQSPELNTLTTGVASLVSGQLGSGSQFPLKLAAAVLMTIPVAIVFFVFQRRIMSTTEGAEKG; encoded by the coding sequence ATGAGGCAACGTGTGACCGCCGGGCTCGTCGCCGGCTACGTCGTGCTGATCCTGCTCGCCGTCGCCTACCTGTACCCGTTCCTCATCTCCGTCGCGTCATCGTTCAAGACCGACGGCGAGGCCGTGGCGCAGCCGCTGTCGCTCATCCCCGAGACGCCGACGTTCGCCGCCTACGAGCGGCTGTTCACCGGCACGGACATCGGCCTGTGGGGCGTGAACTCCGTCATCGTCACGCTCTCCGTGACCCTCGGTCGCGTCTTCTTCGACTCGCTCGCCGGCTACGCGCTCTCGCGGCTCCGCTTCCGCGGGCGGTCGTGGGTGTTCGGGCTCTTCATCGGCGTCATGGCCGTGCCGACCGTCGTGCTCATGGTGCCGCGCTTCCTCGTGCTCAAGGAGCTCTCGCTCTACGACTCGTACGCGGGCATGATCATCCCGCTGCTGGCGGATGCGGCGGGCATCTTCATCATGAAGCAGTTCTTCGACTCGATCCCCGTGTCGATCGAGGAGGCGGCACGCATCGACGGCGCCGGCGTCTTCCGCACCTTCTGGTCGGTGACGCTGCCCATGGCGGCGCCCGCGCTCGTGACGCTCACGATCCTGTCGTTCCAGGGCTCGTGGAACGAGTTCGCCCACTTCGTCGTCTCGCGCCAGAGCCCCGAGCTCAACACGCTCACGACGGGCGTCGCATCCCTCGTGTCGGGCCAGCTCGGCTCGGGCAGCCAGTTCCCGCTGAAGCTCGCCGCCGCCGTGCTCATGACGATCCCGGTCGCGATCGTGTTCTTCGTCTTCCAGCGCCGCATCATGTCGACGACGGAGGGTGCGGAGAAGGGGTAG
- a CDS encoding carbohydrate ABC transporter permease encodes MATRAPATARVRRRGSTRGGETAAGWLFVSPALVIVGVFLIAPILLALFVSFTDWNGRNSPLFNDRVDVVGLENYQAITTDDRLTRDLFGRALRNNLFYVLLVVPLQTALSLFLAVQVNRRLLRAKGFFRTAFYFPSVTSSIAITGVFLFLFQASGAVNAVLAWLQVDGPNWMADPRGVVHVIVGALGGGQPGGWGEPGFLGQSAWEWAAGPSVAQLVLIVMAVFTTSGTFMLLFLAGLQSVGAEIGEAAVMDGASPRQAFFSVTLPMLRPVLFTVLTLGLIGTWQVFDQVYLTRGTPAAATLTSPAYMAYDQAFTENEPGIAAAIAFVLFLIIIAFSLLQRFILRDRDEPSKPFWRRGPRTIASADGGVAQGTARLRAGASGKGTGA; translated from the coding sequence ATGGCAACGCGTGCTCCCGCGACGGCGCGGGTGCGACGTCGCGGGAGCACGCGCGGCGGCGAGACGGCAGCCGGCTGGCTGTTCGTCTCGCCCGCCCTCGTGATCGTGGGCGTCTTCCTCATCGCGCCGATCCTGCTGGCCCTGTTCGTGTCGTTCACCGACTGGAACGGCCGCAACTCGCCACTGTTCAACGACCGCGTCGACGTCGTCGGGCTCGAGAACTACCAGGCGATCACGACCGACGACCGGCTCACGCGCGACCTCTTCGGTCGCGCGCTGCGCAACAACCTCTTCTACGTGCTGCTCGTCGTGCCGCTGCAGACGGCGCTCTCGCTCTTCCTCGCCGTGCAGGTGAACCGGCGCCTGCTGCGTGCGAAGGGCTTCTTCCGCACCGCGTTCTACTTCCCGTCGGTGACGTCGTCCATCGCCATCACCGGCGTCTTCCTCTTCCTGTTCCAGGCATCCGGCGCCGTCAACGCCGTGCTCGCGTGGCTGCAGGTCGACGGCCCCAACTGGATGGCCGACCCGCGCGGCGTCGTGCACGTGATCGTGGGCGCGCTCGGCGGCGGGCAGCCGGGCGGATGGGGCGAGCCCGGATTCCTCGGGCAGAGCGCGTGGGAGTGGGCGGCCGGCCCGTCGGTCGCGCAGCTCGTGCTCATCGTCATGGCCGTCTTCACGACCTCCGGCACCTTCATGCTGCTGTTCCTCGCGGGGCTGCAGTCGGTGGGCGCCGAGATCGGCGAGGCCGCGGTCATGGATGGCGCGAGCCCCCGCCAGGCGTTCTTCAGCGTGACGCTGCCGATGCTGCGGCCCGTGCTCTTCACCGTGCTGACGCTGGGCCTCATCGGCACGTGGCAGGTGTTCGACCAGGTGTACCTCACGCGCGGCACCCCCGCGGCGGCGACGCTGACGAGCCCCGCGTACATGGCGTACGACCAGGCGTTCACCGAGAACGAGCCCGGCATCGCCGCCGCGATCGCGTTCGTGCTCTTCCTCATCATCATCGCGTTCTCGCTGCTGCAGCGGTTCATCCTGCGCGACCGCGACGAGCCGTCGAAGCCGTTCTGGCGCCGCGGTCCGCGCACGATCGCGAGCGCCGACGGCGGCGTCGCGCAGGGCACCGCGCGACTGAGAGCCGGGGCATCGGGCAAGGGGACGGGCGCATGA